In Puntigrus tetrazona isolate hp1 chromosome 22, ASM1883169v1, whole genome shotgun sequence, one genomic interval encodes:
- the LOC122327518 gene encoding SLAM family member 5-like isoform X2: protein MFHSFVFRCLCFWQLVGVFADSGTVKSVSVMEGDSVTLQSGLTQIQENDLIYWYSEDSGILIAHINKEAGHFNILNRLELDHQTGSLTIMNINIKNSGLYNVTIRRNYFINHRFNVTVYARLPVPVISRDSSQCSSSCCSLLCSVVNVGHVALSWYKGNSLLSNISVSDLSISLSLPLEVEYQDKNTYSCVINNPIRNQTTHLNISEVCPVHISCCDTVEAVIRLVATALVGVAAAAASVLLINDIRSSRS, encoded by the exons atgtttcactCGTTTGTTTTTCGCTGTTTGTGCTTTTGGCAGCTGGTCG gtgtgtttgctGATTCAGGGACAGTGAAGTCAGTAtcagtgatggagggagattcagtcactctacAATCTGGTCTTACTCAAATACAGGAAAATGATTTGATATACTGGTATTCTGAAGATTCAGGGATTCTAATAGCTCACATTAATAAAGAAGCTGGACACTTCAACATCTTAAACAGACTGGAGCTGGATCATCAGACTGggtctctgaccatcatgaacatcaACATTAAAAACTCTGGACTGTATAATGTAACCATCAGAAGAAACTATTTCATCAATCACCGATTCAATGTCACAGTCTATG CTcgtcttcctgttcctgtcatcAGCAGAGACTCTTCACAGTGTTCATCATCATGTTGTTCATTGTTGTGTTCGGTGGTGAACGTGGGTCACGTGgctctctcctggtacaaaggaaacagtttattgtccaacatcagtgtgtctgatctcagcatcagtctctctctacctctggaggtggaatatcaggataaaaacacctacagctgtgtgatcaacaaccccatcagaaaccagaccacacatctgAACATCAGTGAAGTTTGTCCAG ttcaCATCAGTTGCTGTGATACAGTTGAAGCTGTCATCCGATTGGTCGCCACTGCTCTGGTGGGCGTGGCCGCTGCAGCTGCTTCTGTTCTCCTGATCAACGACATCAGATCTTCAAGAAGTTAA
- the LOC122327518 gene encoding SLAM family member 5-like isoform X1 has product MFHSFVFRCLCFWQLVGVFADSGTVKSVSVMEGDSVTLQSGLTQIQENDLIYWYSEDSGILIAHINKEAGHFNILNRLELDHQTGSLTIMNINIKNSGLYNVTIRRNYFINHRFNVTVYARLPVPVISRDSSQCSSSCCSLLCSVVNVGHVALSWYKGNSLLSNISVSDLSISLSLPLEVEYQDKNTYSCVINNPIRNQTTHLNISEVCPAVHISCCDTVEAVIRLVATALVGVAAAAASVLLINDIRSSRS; this is encoded by the exons atgtttcactCGTTTGTTTTTCGCTGTTTGTGCTTTTGGCAGCTGGTCG gtgtgtttgctGATTCAGGGACAGTGAAGTCAGTAtcagtgatggagggagattcagtcactctacAATCTGGTCTTACTCAAATACAGGAAAATGATTTGATATACTGGTATTCTGAAGATTCAGGGATTCTAATAGCTCACATTAATAAAGAAGCTGGACACTTCAACATCTTAAACAGACTGGAGCTGGATCATCAGACTGggtctctgaccatcatgaacatcaACATTAAAAACTCTGGACTGTATAATGTAACCATCAGAAGAAACTATTTCATCAATCACCGATTCAATGTCACAGTCTATG CTcgtcttcctgttcctgtcatcAGCAGAGACTCTTCACAGTGTTCATCATCATGTTGTTCATTGTTGTGTTCGGTGGTGAACGTGGGTCACGTGgctctctcctggtacaaaggaaacagtttattgtccaacatcagtgtgtctgatctcagcatcagtctctctctacctctggaggtggaatatcaggataaaaacacctacagctgtgtgatcaacaaccccatcagaaaccagaccacacatctgAACATCAGTGAAGTTTGTCCAG cagttcaCATCAGTTGCTGTGATACAGTTGAAGCTGTCATCCGATTGGTCGCCACTGCTCTGGTGGGCGTGGCCGCTGCAGCTGCTTCTGTTCTCCTGATCAACGACATCAGATCTTCAAGAAGTTAA